In the Methanobacterium alcaliphilum genome, one interval contains:
- a CDS encoding Brix domain-containing protein, whose translation MLITTSRKPGSRTRSFCQTLHRVLNSEYVNRGKMSMRDVLLKASQLNHDTIAVVFEKHGNPSKITFYDCDGSEIIYITLNAALPEKRIKIHKDHLSYKCDVKDLCFLGDILNIESDNESELDFLWIKKSDNDYKAILEFFDSSGISTGFKIFIKNFNRGEGAA comes from the coding sequence ATGCTCATCACTACGTCTAGAAAACCTGGAAGCAGAACACGTTCGTTTTGTCAGACCCTTCACCGGGTTTTAAATTCAGAATATGTAAACAGGGGTAAAATGAGCATGAGAGATGTGCTTTTAAAAGCTTCTCAATTAAACCATGATACTATTGCTGTTGTTTTTGAAAAACACGGTAATCCCAGTAAAATAACTTTTTATGATTGTGATGGTTCTGAGATAATTTACATCACTTTAAATGCTGCTCTTCCTGAAAAAAGGATCAAGATACATAAAGATCATTTATCGTATAAATGTGATGTTAAAGACCTATGTTTTTTAGGGGATATTCTTAATATTGAAAGTGATAATGAATCAGAATTGGATTTTTTATGGATAAAGAAATCTGATAATGATTATAAAGCAATCTTGGAATTTTTTGATTCCAGTGGGATATCTACTGGCTTCAAGATTTTTATAAAAAACTTTAATAGAGGAGAGGGTGCTGCTTGA
- a CDS encoding DNA-directed RNA polymerase subunit P, which translates to MYKCAECGAVIDPKGYMENKCPRCRYRILFKEVPTVRRNIKAR; encoded by the coding sequence TTGTATAAATGTGCTGAATGTGGAGCTGTAATTGATCCTAAAGGTTACATGGAAAATAAATGTCCACGATGCAGATATAGGATTCTATTTAAAGAAGTTCCTACTGTAAGAAGGAATATTAAAGCAAGATAA
- the rpl37A gene encoding 50S ribosomal protein L37Ae, giving the protein MARTKKVGITGRFGARYGRKAKRTVKQIEENMKKKHVCPKCDRPHVKRVSTGIWKCRKCNTVFTGGAYAPVTPMGKTATRNIKRIVGGL; this is encoded by the coding sequence ATGGCAAGAACCAAAAAAGTTGGTATTACAGGAAGATTTGGGGCTAGATACGGTAGAAAAGCCAAAAGAACCGTAAAACAAATTGAAGAAAACATGAAAAAGAAGCATGTTTGCCCTAAATGTGACAGACCTCATGTTAAAAGAGTAAGTACTGGAATCTGGAAATGCAGAAAATGCAATACTGTCTTTACTGGCGGTGCATATGCCCCAGTTACACCTATGGGAAAGACTGCTACTAGAAATATAAAACGGATTGTTGGAGGTTTATGA
- the rrp42 gene encoding exosome complex protein Rrp42, producing the protein MNVVPEITRKSITNLINNMERPDGRALDEYREISLETGVISKAEGSARVKIGNTQIIVGTKSQLGEPFSDTPNVGVLMTNSELLPMASPTFEPGPPDERSVELARVTDRCIRESRMVDMEKLCIIEGKKVWLIFVDLHILDYDGNLFDAAVLGTVAALLDTKIPKATVENDEIVINKDILEPLPIRDKVTMCTFAKIGEQMIIDPALDEENILSARISIGITESGQICAMQKGGATPLTKDEIIKAVKTTEEKSKELMKNLP; encoded by the coding sequence ATGAATGTTGTTCCAGAGATAACTCGTAAAAGCATTACTAATCTTATAAACAATATGGAAAGGCCTGATGGTCGTGCTTTGGATGAATATAGGGAAATTTCGCTTGAAACTGGGGTTATTTCCAAAGCTGAAGGATCTGCACGTGTAAAAATCGGAAATACTCAAATAATTGTCGGTACTAAGTCACAACTTGGAGAACCTTTCTCTGATACTCCTAATGTTGGTGTACTTATGACCAATTCGGAACTTTTACCTATGGCTTCACCTACATTTGAACCAGGACCACCTGATGAACGCTCAGTTGAATTAGCTAGAGTGACAGACAGATGTATTCGCGAAAGTCGAATGGTTGATATGGAGAAGCTGTGCATCATCGAAGGCAAAAAAGTTTGGTTGATATTTGTTGACCTGCATATTCTTGATTATGATGGTAATTTATTTGATGCGGCTGTTTTAGGAACTGTTGCTGCTTTATTAGATACAAAAATACCTAAAGCTACCGTGGAAAATGATGAAATTGTAATTAATAAGGATATTTTAGAACCATTACCTATTCGGGATAAAGTTACAATGTGTACTTTTGCCAAAATAGGTGAGCAGATGATCATTGATCCAGCATTAGATGAAGAAAATATACTTTCTGCTAGAATATCTATTGGAATTACGGAATCAGGACAGATATGTGCTATGCAGAAAGGTGGTGCCACACCACTCACTAAAGATGAGATAATAAAAGCAGTAAAAACAACTGAAGAAAAATCTAAAGAGTTGATGAAAAACTTACCATAA
- the rrp41 gene encoding exosome complex exonuclease Rrp41 encodes MIIIITTDNNSTSKSRDDGRSFDELRSLKIEAGVLERADGSAYLEFGGNKILVAVYGPRESHIRRLQRPDRANIRCRYNMAPFSVDDRKRPGPDRRSVEISKITSEALQPSILLEKYPRSLIDIFIEVLEAEGGTRCAGITAASVALADAGIPMKDMVVACAAGKVNDEVVLDLSEVEDKDGQADVPVAIMPRSGEVTLLQSDGNLTTEEFEKALDLAIEGCQEISKIQKEALKNRYGE; translated from the coding sequence GTGATTATTATCATCACAACAGACAACAATTCAACTTCTAAATCAAGGGATGATGGAAGATCATTTGATGAACTCCGATCCTTGAAAATTGAAGCAGGTGTTTTAGAAAGAGCTGATGGATCAGCGTATTTGGAATTTGGTGGAAATAAAATATTGGTGGCAGTTTATGGGCCTAGAGAATCACATATTCGGAGATTACAACGTCCAGATAGGGCCAATATTAGGTGCAGATATAACATGGCCCCGTTTTCTGTGGACGATCGTAAAAGACCAGGGCCAGATAGAAGATCGGTAGAAATATCAAAAATTACTTCAGAAGCTTTACAGCCATCTATACTTCTTGAAAAGTATCCTAGATCACTTATAGATATTTTTATAGAAGTATTAGAGGCTGAAGGGGGAACTAGATGTGCAGGAATTACTGCAGCTTCTGTAGCCTTAGCTGACGCTGGTATACCTATGAAAGACATGGTTGTGGCTTGTGCGGCCGGTAAAGTAAATGATGAAGTTGTACTGGATCTCTCAGAAGTAGAAGATAAAGACGGTCAAGCTGATGTTCCGGTGGCAATCATGCCACGCAGCGGTGAGGTAACACTCCTACAGAGTGATGGCAATCTTACCACTGAAGAATTTGAAAAAGCCCTTGATCTGGCTATTGAAGGCTGTCAAGAAATTAGTAAAATTCAAAAAGAGGCCTTAAAAAACAGGTACGGTGAGTAA
- the rrp4 gene encoding exosome complex RNA-binding protein Rrp4 has product MILVKDKDLVVPGEVLAEDDYHPGRGTFKEENKICSSVVGLVALRNKKISVIPLQSKYVPKRGDVVIGEITDIRFSMWGLDINSPYSGLLPASEVFGKEKRELEKVFDIGDVLFLRVIDVDEVKKVKLGLKGRGLGKFKGGILINITPTKVPRLIGKKGSMINMIKDKTRCDIVVGQNGVVWVNGQSDMERIAEKVILMIEDEAHTSGLTDRVRDMLAELTGEKIEVDEEETSETESLEESKDDESQVSSKTEEESSESQGEAAEQEKVVEDQEETVEKEGGDKTSQDNSEDSSNNEENKANKNLPRDLIESKLNFIKR; this is encoded by the coding sequence GTGATATTAGTAAAAGACAAGGATCTTGTGGTTCCTGGTGAAGTACTTGCAGAGGATGATTATCATCCTGGCAGAGGAACCTTTAAGGAAGAAAACAAAATATGCTCTTCTGTTGTAGGTTTGGTTGCCTTAAGAAATAAAAAAATTAGTGTAATTCCTCTACAAAGTAAATACGTTCCTAAACGGGGCGATGTAGTTATTGGAGAGATTACTGATATTAGATTTTCAATGTGGGGACTAGATATAAACTCACCTTACTCGGGATTGTTACCTGCATCAGAAGTGTTTGGGAAAGAAAAACGAGAACTGGAGAAAGTATTTGACATTGGAGATGTTTTATTTTTAAGAGTAATTGATGTAGACGAAGTTAAAAAAGTAAAATTAGGACTCAAAGGCAGAGGGTTGGGCAAATTTAAAGGAGGCATATTAATAAATATCACTCCTACTAAAGTTCCTAGGTTAATTGGGAAAAAAGGATCCATGATTAATATGATCAAGGATAAAACTCGCTGTGATATTGTCGTTGGTCAAAATGGAGTGGTATGGGTTAATGGCCAAAGTGATATGGAAAGAATTGCTGAAAAAGTCATTTTAATGATTGAAGATGAGGCTCACACTTCTGGACTTACTGATAGAGTTCGAGATATGCTTGCGGAGTTAACTGGCGAGAAAATTGAGGTTGATGAAGAAGAAACTTCTGAAACAGAGTCATTGGAAGAATCAAAAGATGATGAATCTCAAGTTTCTAGCAAGACTGAAGAAGAATCATCTGAATCTCAAGGTGAAGCTGCAGAACAAGAGAAAGTTGTTGAAGATCAAGAAGAAACAGTTGAAAAAGAGGGAGGAGACAAAACGTCTCAGGACAACTCTGAAGATTCTTCTAACAATGAGGAAAATAAAGCAAATAAAAATCTCCCTCGTGATCTAATTGAATCTAAATTAAATTTCATTAAGAGGTGA
- a CDS encoding ribosome assembly factor SBDS, translating to MVNLEDAVIARLESHGERFEILVDPDLSAEFKKGSEIDIESVLAVEEVFKDAKKGDKASEEGMNKVFQSTDHLEVAAAIIMKGQIQLTAQQRREMLEEKHKEIVSTIAREAINPQTGLPHPPRRIEKAMEEAKVHIDPFKTVDEQVNIVLKAIRIKIPIRFEKVKVAMRMPGESAGGAYSTISQFGKIIKEEWQQDGSWIAVVEIPGGLQDSFYQKMSELTGGNVETKVIK from the coding sequence ATGGTTAACCTTGAAGATGCAGTAATTGCCCGTTTAGAATCTCATGGGGAACGATTTGAGATTTTAGTAGACCCTGATTTATCTGCTGAGTTTAAAAAAGGATCTGAAATTGATATAGAAAGTGTCCTTGCAGTAGAAGAAGTATTTAAAGATGCTAAAAAGGGTGATAAAGCATCAGAGGAAGGAATGAACAAAGTATTTCAAAGCACGGATCATCTGGAGGTTGCAGCAGCAATCATCATGAAAGGACAGATCCAACTCACTGCTCAACAACGCAGAGAAATGCTTGAGGAGAAACACAAAGAAATTGTAAGTACTATAGCTAGAGAAGCTATAAATCCTCAAACTGGACTTCCTCACCCCCCAAGGAGAATTGAAAAGGCCATGGAAGAGGCAAAAGTTCATATTGATCCATTTAAAACTGTTGACGAACAGGTAAATATTGTTCTAAAAGCCATTCGGATAAAAATTCCAATACGTTTTGAAAAGGTTAAAGTGGCTATGAGAATGCCTGGAGAATCTGCAGGTGGTGCTTATAGTACTATTTCTCAGTTTGGAAAAATCATTAAAGAAGAATGGCAACAAGATGGGTCATGGATAGCAGTGGTGGAGATACCTGGAGGCCTTCAAGATAGTTTTTATCAAAAAATGAGTGAGCTTACAGGTGGAAATGTTGAAACCAAGGTTATCAAATAA
- the psmA gene encoding archaeal proteasome endopeptidase complex subunit alpha, with protein sequence MQPLQSAGYDRAITVFSPDGRLFQVEYAREAVKRGTTSLGVKSSEGIVLVVDKRPTSKLVEPKSIEKIFQIDEHIGAATSGLVADARAIIEKARIEAQVNRITYNEPIRVETLSKKICDMKQMYTQHGGVRPFGSALIIGGVNGKGCRLFETDPSGALIEYKATAIGAGRPVAMEEFEKKYRDDMTLTEAIELALDAVYEATEGKTTPESVEIAVIDAKNKKYKKLSEDEIKDHVEELLIRKEKEEEEEE encoded by the coding sequence ATGCAACCGCTTCAAAGTGCAGGATATGATAGGGCCATTACTGTATTCAGTCCGGATGGAAGATTGTTCCAGGTTGAATACGCGAGAGAGGCAGTAAAAAGAGGCACAACTTCATTAGGTGTTAAATCAAGCGAAGGAATAGTGCTTGTGGTGGACAAGAGACCCACTAGCAAACTGGTTGAGCCTAAATCAATTGAAAAAATTTTCCAAATTGATGAACATATTGGTGCTGCTACTTCTGGTTTAGTAGCAGATGCAAGAGCAATTATAGAAAAAGCCAGAATAGAAGCTCAAGTTAATAGAATAACTTATAATGAGCCAATAAGGGTAGAAACCCTATCTAAAAAAATCTGTGATATGAAACAGATGTACACTCAACATGGTGGGGTTAGGCCTTTTGGATCTGCTCTTATCATTGGTGGAGTAAATGGTAAGGGATGTCGTTTATTTGAAACGGATCCTAGTGGTGCATTAATTGAATATAAAGCTACTGCTATTGGTGCTGGAAGACCAGTAGCCATGGAAGAGTTTGAAAAAAAATACAGGGATGACATGACCTTAACTGAAGCGATAGAACTTGCTTTAGATGCAGTTTACGAGGCTACAGAAGGTAAAACAACCCCTGAAAGCGTGGAAATAGCAGTAATTGATGCAAAAAATAAGAAATATAAAAAATTATCTGAAGATGAAATTAAAGATCATGTTGAAGAACTTCTCATAAGAAAGGAGAAAGAAGAGGAAGAAGAGGAGTAA
- a CDS encoding Rpp14/Pop5 family protein produces the protein MKLKILPPTIRGPKRYIAFEVISQKSINRDDLVSIIWDSCLKLHGECETSRFRLWLMRLWTCPSVDQGNNYKNNDFYMKGILQCNRKDEEKVRAAMCLTHQYKGKRVVFYTLGLSGTIRSATQKFIKPRN, from the coding sequence ATGAAACTTAAAATACTTCCCCCTACAATCAGAGGCCCAAAAAGATACATTGCTTTTGAGGTCATTTCTCAAAAATCTATTAATAGAGATGATTTGGTTTCTATAATATGGGATTCCTGTTTGAAATTACATGGAGAATGTGAAACCAGTAGATTTCGCTTGTGGCTAATGAGGTTATGGACTTGCCCTTCTGTTGACCAAGGGAATAATTATAAAAATAATGATTTTTATATGAAGGGTATATTACAGTGCAACCGGAAAGATGAAGAAAAAGTTAGGGCGGCTATGTGCTTAACTCACCAATATAAAGGTAAGAGAGTGGTTTTTTATACTTTGGGATTATCTGGCACTATTCGCTCAGCAACGCAAAAGTTTATTAAACCAAGAAACTAA
- the rnp3 gene encoding ribonuclease P protein component 3: MKFYDLHLKGRNPETDYSIIKEAAYLGYSGVSISYSIDNYKNIKYLDEIKDQINSEVSQTPFQLDPGLELYPKNPEDFKKKVRKFRNKTDLLLVHGGDLKINRAACENVQLDILSRPYYKRRDCGINHVLAKEAAKNNVAVELNISDILKSWLTLRSKLLAHFREIIKLHKKFGFPLIITSGATSFYDIRSPRDLIALAQCFGLNHEESISALSKVPHSIMDYNKHRGDMVIGGVKKVVG; encoded by the coding sequence ATGAAATTTTATGATTTACACTTGAAAGGAAGAAATCCCGAAACTGATTACAGCATTATAAAAGAAGCAGCATACTTAGGTTATTCTGGTGTGTCAATAAGTTATTCTATTGATAATTATAAAAATATTAAATATTTGGATGAAATTAAAGACCAAATAAATTCTGAAGTTTCACAAACACCATTTCAATTAGATCCTGGATTAGAGTTATATCCAAAAAATCCCGAAGATTTTAAAAAAAAAGTCAGAAAATTTAGAAATAAAACTGATCTTTTACTGGTTCATGGAGGAGATTTAAAGATCAATAGGGCTGCATGTGAAAATGTTCAGTTGGATATTCTTTCAAGGCCTTATTACAAACGACGTGATTGTGGAATTAATCATGTTCTGGCTAAAGAAGCAGCTAAAAATAATGTGGCAGTAGAACTTAATATATCTGATATTTTAAAATCATGGCTAACATTAAGATCTAAATTATTAGCCCATTTTAGAGAAATAATAAAACTGCATAAAAAATTTGGTTTTCCACTTATAATTACCAGTGGTGCAACTTCTTTCTATGATATTCGAAGTCCCAGAGATTTAATTGCGCTTGCCCAGTGCTTTGGCCTTAATCATGAAGAATCCATTTCAGCATTATCCAAAGTTCCTCATTCTATCATGGATTACAATAAACATAGAGGAGATATGGTCATTGGTGGAGTCAAAAAAGTAGTTGGATAA
- a CDS encoding RNA-binding protein — MIHNISYRVFVHGTENEDKIKDALITLFPNISFEREETEGYYKNPVIILKEKIDKKREIKEFIQRLQNINEKEKESIFHDLERKMDDNGNLFLRFNKQEAYHGNWKIVEHGDSIHVRIKIAAYPAKKKVAIKIAQDILG, encoded by the coding sequence ATGATTCACAATATTTCTTATAGGGTTTTTGTTCATGGAACTGAAAACGAGGATAAGATAAAAGATGCTTTAATAACATTATTTCCAAATATTTCCTTTGAAAGGGAAGAAACAGAAGGTTATTATAAAAATCCCGTTATCATTCTAAAGGAAAAAATCGATAAAAAAAGAGAAATCAAAGAGTTCATTCAAAGATTACAAAATATCAATGAAAAAGAGAAAGAATCAATTTTTCACGATTTAGAAAGAAAGATGGATGATAATGGAAACTTATTTTTACGATTTAATAAACAAGAAGCTTATCACGGCAATTGGAAAATTGTGGAACATGGAGATTCTATCCATGTTAGAATAAAAATTGCTGCATATCCTGCAAAAAAGAAGGTTGCAATTAAAATTGCACAGGATATTTTAGGTTGA
- a CDS encoding 50S ribosomal protein L15e: MYKYIKDAWKNPDNSYVRELMWERAPQWRKESVIQRIDRPTRIDRARSLGYKAKKGYVVVRTRVRRGGRRKTRFKAGRRPKRMGVKKITPKKNLQRIAEERVAKKFPNMEVLNSYWVWADGKFKFYEVILVDPNHPVIKNDPKINWICERQHKGRAFRGLTSQGKKTRGLRNKGKGSEKIR; encoded by the coding sequence ATGTATAAGTATATCAAAGATGCATGGAAAAATCCAGACAACTCCTATGTAAGGGAACTTATGTGGGAAAGAGCTCCTCAATGGAGAAAGGAAAGCGTAATTCAGAGAATCGACAGACCAACCCGAATTGATCGAGCACGATCACTAGGTTACAAGGCTAAGAAAGGATATGTAGTTGTTCGAACACGCGTTAGGCGTGGTGGAAGGAGAAAAACCCGATTCAAAGCAGGTCGAAGGCCTAAAAGAATGGGTGTTAAGAAAATAACTCCAAAAAAGAACCTACAAAGAATAGCCGAAGAAAGAGTCGCTAAAAAATTCCCGAATATGGAAGTCCTGAACTCATACTGGGTATGGGCTGATGGTAAATTCAAATTCTACGAAGTTATATTGGTAGACCCAAACCATCCTGTCATTAAAAATGATCCTAAAATTAACTGGATCTGTGAAAGACAGCACAAAGGCCGAGCATTCCGTGGTTTAACTAGCCAAGGTAAAAAAACCAGAGGGCTCCGTAATAAAGGAAAAGGCTCAGAAAAAATAAGATAA
- a CDS encoding histidine kinase N-terminal 7TM domain-containing protein, producing the protein MNFQYSPYGAVLLISAVIVLSLSIYSFQKRSSRMHVYFSLLLLSSFVWCFASAMEFFTIEMSLKIIWIQISYIGVTTAAPLWLIVVLSYSRYEKYLKPKNIGLLMIIPLIVLVLAFTNSWHNLVWPSITPTSDVPGALLIYAHGPAFWLNILYSFIMILLGVTILFQTLISSSKIYRSQIYLLLLSGFSPIIFSLLYISDILPIAGLDITPFGLAFSGILISIDIFLFNFLDIRPIVHEVLFKSMKNCFLVFDAEDILVEINSASRFLGIYSESIGKKSEDVFTDLPDLNTFYNGELSEKEIFLGKPWNLWLQVQLTSICENQDKLGKLIVIQDITRRKTVEKELSNIEDRYEVLTELSPDSIAVLIDNKIVFANNASAILLGAESSQELIGKEILSFIHPDFEEISKKRLNEVLVERKSLDFIEERIITLNGEEKDIEIGDVPIIFNNQPAAQIVVRDITERKKLESQLKKSLNEKDLMMKEIHHRVKNNLMVIQSLLNLQSKYIKDEQALNIFKESQNRAKSMALIHQRLYQSTDLKRIEFGEYTRALTMDLFRSYVRDGSKIHLNIEVEKVMLDINTAIPLGLILNELVSNVLKYAFPSDMVGNLNVKFHQDNSGYRLIVSDDGVGIPEGLDYEDSDSLGLKLIYNLSEQIGAKVTLDRSKGTHFEIRFKEQPVVPE; encoded by the coding sequence ATGAACTTTCAATATTCACCATATGGGGCTGTATTATTAATAAGTGCAGTAATCGTATTGTCCTTGTCAATTTACAGTTTTCAAAAACGTTCTTCCAGAATGCATGTTTATTTTAGTTTGCTTTTGTTATCTTCATTTGTATGGTGTTTCGCATCTGCCATGGAATTTTTCACCATAGAAATGTCTTTGAAAATTATTTGGATACAAATAAGTTACATTGGGGTTACAACTGCTGCACCATTATGGTTAATTGTAGTATTAAGTTATAGTCGATATGAAAAATACTTAAAACCCAAAAATATTGGACTTTTAATGATAATACCATTAATTGTATTGGTTTTGGCTTTCACCAATTCATGGCATAACTTAGTTTGGCCCAGCATTACACCCACTTCAGATGTGCCTGGTGCGCTTTTGATATATGCACATGGGCCTGCTTTCTGGCTAAATATATTATATAGTTTCATAATGATTTTGTTGGGTGTAACAATATTATTCCAGACTTTAATTAGCTCTTCAAAAATTTATAGGTCTCAAATTTACCTTTTATTATTGAGTGGCTTTTCACCTATAATTTTCAGCCTTCTTTATATTTCTGATATTCTTCCAATTGCTGGGCTGGACATAACTCCGTTCGGCCTTGCATTTTCGGGAATATTGATTTCCATTGATATTTTTTTATTTAATTTTCTAGATATTCGCCCTATTGTTCATGAGGTACTATTTAAAAGTATGAAAAATTGTTTTCTGGTGTTTGATGCAGAAGATATACTGGTTGAAATCAACTCAGCTTCACGTTTTTTGGGAATATATTCTGAAAGCATTGGTAAAAAATCAGAGGATGTATTTACTGATCTTCCAGACCTAAATACATTTTACAATGGAGAACTCTCAGAAAAAGAAATATTCTTAGGAAAACCTTGGAATCTCTGGCTTCAAGTACAATTAACTTCCATCTGTGAAAACCAGGATAAACTGGGCAAATTAATTGTTATTCAAGATATTACTCGTCGGAAAACTGTTGAAAAAGAATTAAGTAATATTGAAGATCGTTATGAGGTTTTAACCGAACTTTCTCCTGATTCGATCGCAGTACTTATAGATAACAAGATTGTATTTGCTAATAATGCTTCTGCAATTCTTTTAGGGGCCGAAAGTTCTCAAGAATTAATTGGAAAAGAAATTCTTAGTTTCATTCACCCTGACTTTGAAGAAATTTCAAAAAAAAGGTTAAATGAAGTTTTAGTAGAAAGAAAGTCTTTAGATTTTATAGAAGAGAGGATAATTACATTAAACGGTGAAGAGAAAGATATAGAAATTGGTGATGTTCCAATAATATTCAATAATCAGCCTGCTGCTCAAATTGTGGTAAGAGATATAACCGAAAGAAAAAAACTAGAATCACAGCTTAAAAAATCTTTAAATGAAAAAGATTTGATGATGAAGGAGATTCACCATCGGGTAAAAAATAATTTAATGGTTATTCAAAGTCTTCTTAATCTCCAGTCCAAATATATAAAAGATGAACAAGCATTAAATATTTTTAAAGAGAGTCAGAACCGGGCGAAATCTATGGCTCTTATTCATCAAAGATTATATCAATCAACAGACCTTAAAAGGATTGAATTTGGAGAGTACACCAGGGCTTTAACCATGGATCTTTTTCGTAGTTATGTTAGGGATGGCAGTAAAATTCATCTGAATATTGAAGTTGAAAAAGTAATGCTGGATATAAACACTGCCATACCCCTAGGCTTAATTCTTAATGAACTGGTTTCTAATGTTTTAAAATATGCATTTCCTAGCGATATGGTTGGTAATTTGAATGTTAAATTTCACCAAGATAATTCTGGATACAGATTAATTGTAAGTGATGATGGTGTTGGCATCCCTGAAGGATTAGATTATGAAGATTCTGATTCATTAGGTTTAAAACTAATTTACAATCTATCGGAACAAATTGGTGCCAAGGTAACTTTAGATAGATCTAAAGGAACTCATTTTGAAATAAGATTCAAAGAACAGCCAGTTGTTCCAGAATGA
- a CDS encoding DUF4332 domain-containing protein gives MKDDYNVNLKNFKLSDYQEILESARVLPGRTILKDNLKERFDLFRSLKITNLEDLLSKIKTKKKIVEFSNETGLSIEYLTIQRRHIMAYKPKPVYLKDISGVNQDYVDNLSDFNIKNSKQLFQVSKTQSEREELSKKTNVPLESLMELVKLADLLRCGGVGPLFARMIYETGTDNIDKLSNDSPEHLFNELIHLNEDKNYTRAKFVLEDIEYCINFAKKLPKSISY, from the coding sequence ATGAAAGATGATTACAATGTTAATCTAAAAAATTTTAAATTAAGCGATTATCAGGAAATTTTAGAATCAGCCCGGGTACTCCCTGGAAGAACCATTTTAAAAGATAACCTAAAAGAGAGATTTGATTTGTTCCGGTCTTTAAAAATAACTAATTTAGAGGATCTATTATCAAAAATAAAAACTAAAAAGAAAATTGTAGAATTTTCAAATGAAACCGGCTTATCTATTGAATATTTAACTATTCAGCGTAGACATATCATGGCTTATAAACCAAAACCTGTCTATTTAAAAGACATATCTGGAGTTAATCAAGATTATGTGGACAATCTCTCTGATTTCAATATCAAAAATTCTAAACAACTATTCCAGGTTTCTAAAACGCAAAGTGAACGGGAAGAACTATCAAAAAAAACAAATGTTCCCCTAGAATCACTCATGGAACTGGTAAAACTCGCTGATCTGCTCCGCTGTGGAGGGGTAGGGCCATTATTTGCCAGAATGATTTATGAAACAGGAACAGATAATATTGATAAACTGTCAAATGATTCACCAGAACATCTCTTTAATGAATTAATTCATTTAAATGAGGATAAAAATTATACTCGAGCCAAATTTGTTTTGGAAGATATTGAATATTGTATAAACTTTGCAAAAAAGTTACCTAAATCAATAAGTTATTGA
- a CDS encoding carboxymuconolactone decarboxylase family protein, whose amino-acid sequence MKEDVFYGKGMAHVKKDYLDLYDAVVTLNEAAYTGKSLDYKTQKLIALGITAANSDDRAMKKQMMSAMREFDVTKDEIVDVLRVVLLTSGNPPFVKAMKILYEIVD is encoded by the coding sequence ATGAAAGAAGATGTTTTCTATGGAAAAGGTATGGCTCATGTAAAAAAAGATTATCTTGATTTATATGATGCCGTTGTGACTTTGAATGAAGCAGCATATACGGGTAAGTCTTTAGATTATAAAACTCAAAAACTAATTGCTTTAGGTATAACTGCTGCTAATTCTGATGATCGTGCCATGAAAAAACAAATGATGAGTGCCATGAGAGAATTTGATGTCACAAAAGATGAAATAGTGGATGTTCTACGAGTAGTTCTTCTAACTTCTGGAAACCCACCTTTTGTCAAAGCTATGAAAATACTCTATGAGATAGTAGACTAA